GGGCGCTTCGAATCGATGCCGACGGTCGCCTCGAGGAGCGTGCGCGCGCCGGGGATCGACGCCATGGCGTTCGAGAGCGGCGCGAGCCGCGAGCCCCACCGCGAGAGCGTCGCGACGTTCGCAAACAGTCGATCCCGCAGGCTCGCCCCGTTTCGCTGGTGATACTCGTGAGTCACTTCGGCCTTGAGCTTCGCCATGTCGACCTCGCTCGGACAGTCGATCGCACAGCCCTTGCAGCCGATACAGAGGTCCATCACCTCCTCGACGAACTCGTCCGACGTCGCCTCGTCGGCATCCATCCCGCCGCTCATGGCCTGTCGGAGCGCGTTCGCCCGGCCGCGCGTGGCCGTGATCTCCTCCTGGCTTGCCCGGTAGGTCGGACACATCACGCCGCCGGTCGTCTCCTGCTCGCCGCGACAGCCGCCACAGCCGTGACAGAGTTCGACCATGCCCTGCATGCCGTTGTCGTTTTGCCACTCGAGTGTGGGCTCGAAGTCGGCCTCGAAGTCGTAGTCGGGATCGAACCGAAGATTCTCGCGCAGGTCGGTCGGGTTTTCCTCGCGGAAGACGACCTGCCCGGGGTTGAGAATCCAGTTGGGGTCGAACGCCGTCTTTAGGTCCTGGAAGGTTTCCCAGAGCTCCTCGCCGTAGAGTTTGCGGTTCCACTGGGTGCGTGCGCGGCCGTCGCCGTGCTCGCCCGACACCGATCCGCCCAGTTCGACGACGAGGTCGGTGACGTCGTCCGCGATGCCGTGGAGTTGATCGAGACCAAAATCGGTCTTCGTGTTGAGCAGCGGGCGAACGTGGAGTACGCCGGGGCCGGCGTGGGCGTAGAAACTCGCGTAGGTATCGTGCTCCTCGAGAATGGTCTCGAAGCGTTCGACGAATTCGGGGAGCTTCGCGGGCGGGATGGCGGTGTCTTCGATGAACGAGATGTGTTTTTCGTCGGTCGTCCGCGAGAGCAAAATTGGGAGGCCGGACTTGCGGAGCTTCCAGAGCTTCGCGCGTTCTGCCTTCTCGTAGGCTTCGAGCCCGTCGATCGCGTGCCGGTCGGCGTCCGTCGTCGGGGCATCTGCGGCCGGCTCGCCCTCGGCCGTCGCATCGGGACAGCGGTCGGCGAACAGGCCAGCGACCTGCTCGCGCCCGTGGTCCATATCCTCGGCGTAGAACTCGACGAGGAGCACGGCGTTCGTCCCCTCGGGCAGCATCTCGGCGACGGGGCCGAATTCGGCCGTATCGCGCGCGAGGTCGAGCAGCACGTCGTCTAACACCTCGACGGCGGCCGGGCTGTGTTCGAGAATCGGCGCGACATCTTCCATCGCCTGGTGGAGGTCGGGATAGCACAGCAACGAGACCGCCTTCGTTTCCGGCACCGGTTCGAGTGAGACCGTCGCCTCGGTGACGACCGCAAGCGTGCCCTCACTTCCCGCGAGCAGCCGCGCGAGGTTGACGGAGCCGGGGTCGCCGGTATCGCCTGCGGTCTCGCCACCGGGGAGGTCCGCCCCACGGTCCTCCGCGACGAGACGGTCCAGGTTGTACCCCGAAACGTTGCGCTTGAGGTTCGGATAGGCTTCGTCGACGAGATCTGCTTTCTCGTCCAGAATGTGTGCTACTTCGGCGTAGATTCGCGCCTCGAGGTCACCCTCCGGATCCGCCCGTTCGTCGATTTCCTCGCGGGTGACCTCACCGAACTCGGTAACGGTGCCATCCGCGAGGACGACCTCGCACGCCTCGATGTAGGCGTCCGTCTTCCCGTACTTGAGCGAGTGCGAGCCCGTCGAGTTGTTCCCGATTGCGCCGCCAATGGCGCTCTTGTCGCCCCAGGCTGGGTCCGGCGCGAACTTGAGATCGTGTTCGGAGAGCGTCTCGTTCAGCGTTCCGAGCACCGTCCCGGGCTGGACGGTCGCTGTTTCCCCGTCGAGGTCAATCTCCCGAATCGCGTTCATGTGGCGGGTGAAATCGAGGACGACGGCCCGGTTGACCGTCTGGCCCGCGAGGCTCGTCCCGCCCCCGCGGGGCAAGACTGGAATTTCTCGTTCGGCACAGTACTCGAGTATCCCCGAAACGTCGGCGGTCGATTCGGGGAAAGCGACGGCAATCGGCGTCACCTCGTAGGCGCTCGCGTCGGTCGCGTAGAGCTGTCGAGAGTAAGAGTCGGCACGGACGTCGCAGTCGACGAGCCGCGTGAGGTCGTCGACCAGCGCGGGCCGATCGACGTCCGAACTCTGATAGTCGTAGGTCGCACGTCGGTCGGCGGCCGGGTCGACACTCGGCTCCAGGGACATACCTGACCCTTGCCCGTCGGTGGCTTAAATGATCGTCCTTTGCGGAAAGATACCGTATCAATATGTACCGATTAGCAAGTCTCCCACAGCCATACTCATAAACCTGTATTCATACACTGTTTTCTGATATTTTCACAACAGTTGAACGGAGTTGGGCCCGACGGACACCGGCACAGGATCAAAAAACACGGTTCAGTGGGCGTCCGTGGTGCTCCCACACTCATAGGTGCACAAGTGGTGAGGAACGGAGGGAGACATCACTCAGCAGTAGCGTCTTCCCACAGAGAGAGGCAGTATCCACCACGTTCGCACGCTATCGGACACAGGTAGCGCGACTATCTAAAAACGAAGTGGAAGCATATTCTGTCCGAGGGGTTTACCAAAATGAAATGAATGAAAGCTATGTCCCAAGTTACCAACTGCCGCGGTTGTTTACTCGCCAGTGAACTCCGGCTCGCGCTTCTCGAGGAACGCCTCGATTCCCTCGTCCTTGTCCGTCGTCGCGAACAGCTGTACGAACAGTTCCGCCTCGTAGTCGAGTCCCTCCTCGAGTCCCATGCGGGAGCCAGCCTTCACCGCATTCATGGCGAACTCGAGTGCGATCGGACTCTTTTCGGCCATCGATTCGGCGAGGTCGTAGACGGCTTCATCCAGGTCGGTCGCGTCGTAAACCTCGTCTACGAGGCCGATCTCGTGGGCCTCCTGGGCGTCGATCAGTTCGCCGGAGAGGATAAGCCGCATTGCCTGCCCCTCGCCGACGAGGCGGGCGAGACGCTGGGTGCCGCCGCCGCCCGGAATAAGGCCGAGGTTGATTTCGGGCTGGCCGAGTTTCGAGCCCTCGGCGGCGATGCGGACGTCACAGGCCTGTGCGAGTTCACAGCCACCGCCGAGCGCGTGGCCGTTGATCCGCGCGATGACGGGAATCGACGCATCGTCGACGGTCTCGTAGACCCGCGGGCGCTGACTGGCCTCGCGCTGCTCGACGAGGCTGCGGTCTTTGAACTCCGTCACGTCCGCACCGGCGACGAACGCGCCAGAGCCCTCGCCACCGGTGAGCACGAGCACGCGCACGTCATCGTCGTCTTCAGCGGCCGCGACGGCCTCCTTCAATTCTGTGCGAACCTGGCCGTTGAGCGCGTTGCGCGCGTCGGGACGCTCGATTGCGATCGTCGCGACCTTCTCGGCGTGCTCGCCGACTGAGACGGAGACCAACTCGAGTTCGGTCTCGAGCGCAGCGAGGTCGCTCATTCGTCTTCACCCCACTCGCCGCTCATGCCGACACGCTCGCCGTCCTCCCAGACGTAGAAGCCCTCACCGGACTTCCGGCCGAGGTTGCCCGCGCGAACCTTCCGGCGCAGCGCCTGCGGCGGCTTGAATCGTTCACCGAGTTCCTCGCGGAGGTGTTCGGCGATGTGCAGGCGCACGTCGAGACCGACGTGATCGCCGAGTTCGATCGGCCCCATCGGATAGCCGTAGCCGAGTTTCATCGCCTCGTCGATGTCCGCCGGGCTGGCGACACCTTCCTCGACCATTCGGATCGCCTCGAGTCCCGTCACGAGTCCGAGTCGAGAGGTCGCAAAGCCGGCGCTGTCGCGGACGACCACATCCTCCTTCTCGATCTCGCGGACGTACTCGACCGCGAACTCCTCAGTCCGGTCGTCGGTCTGCTCTGCGATCACAATCTCGACCAGGTCCATCAGATGCGGCGGATTAAAGAAGTGCAGCCCGACGACGCGCTCGGGGGACTCGAGTGCGCTCGCCATCTCCGTGACGGAGAGCGAGGACGTGTTCGAGGCGATCACCGTCTCGTCGCCGGTTTCTGCCTCCACGTCGGAGAGGACGTCCTTCTTCAGGTCCATGTCCTCGGGGACGGCCTCGATGACGAGGTCGGCGTCGACGACGGCGTCGGCGAGGTCGGTCATCCCCTCGATGCGCTCGAGCGTGGCGTCCATCTCGTCTTCGGTGAGTTTGTCTCGATCGACACCGCCCTGGAGGTTCTCGCGAATGCCCTCGAGTCCCTTCTCGACGAGGTCGTCCTCGATGTCTCGCAGGACGACATCGTAGCCCGCCATCGCGGAGACCTGTGCGATTCCATGGCCCATACTACCGGCTCCGAGTACCGTGACTTGCATGATCGAAACTCACACAGGAATCGATCAAAAGCGTTCCTGTTCGCACACCGCGCCAGTCTATTACGGTATGTGGATGCCATATAGTTACCGTCAAAAAACACTTACCAAGCACACGTCAATAGCACTTAATGAACTCCCGCGCCCTCCTGATCGCAGCCTTCCTCGTCGGGATACTGCTCCCGGGAGCACTGATAGCGTCACCCGGCGTGTACTACGTCCCACTCGAGTCCCACAGTTACGGCGTCGCCAACGAGTCGACTGTCGCGTTTCACACGACGGTCGGTGAAGCCGATCTCGACAGGGAGGACGCGACGGCAGTTAGCGATCTCTCGCCCGCGACGCAGCGCGCGTTCGACGAACCCCGCTCGGAACTGACGGATGGCGAATCCGGCTGGCAAGCGGTCACGGTGACGGTCTGTCACGACTCGCTGCTTGTCTGTCCGGTCTACGACGAACCTCCTGATTTCCCGCGCGACGGAATGACGGATCCCGGAGCGCGAACTGGAAACAGTTACGGACTCGTCGAGGCCGACGACGAGCAGTACGTCGTCGAAACGCGAGACGTAACCAGCCTCGGATTCGGATTTTTCGTTGTCCACCCGATTGCGCTGAGTTCGGTCATACTGTACGCGTTCTATCTTGGACTCACGGCGATTCACTATCACGACTCACAGCCCGCCAGAGTTGTTGGTTGTACGGGTTACGGCGTGCTGTTACTCTGCTGGCCGCTCGTCGTCGCCGCCGGGTACACGCTGGGGCTGAATATGTCCGTCCTGTACCTTCCAGTCGCCGCACTCGGTGGCATCGGTGCGACAGCCCTCTGGTATGGCGTCATCAGAACGCGCCTCGGCCGGGCAGTGAATCGGTCCTGCCAGTGAATCGCTGAAGGCCGTCGAGAGACGAACGGATGATGAGCCAGCCGAGGAAAACCGCCGGTTCGGTGGGAGCGCAGTTCGCACTCGAGTACCCGCCCCGACCACCAGACTGCAACGTAGGCACACAGGCGATGTCTGCGAAGAACGGAGCGATTTTACCCCTCCCCCTGAAACACCGTGACAACCGATGAGCGACACCCAGCCAGTAGTCGTCCAAGCAGTCAGGACTCCACAGGGAAAACACGGCGGCGTCTTCGCCGAAACCGGCAGCGAGGAACTGTCTGTCCCGCTGGTCGACACGATACTCGAGCGCACCGGGCTCACGGGCGCAGACGTCGACGACATCCGGTGGGGCTGTGCGAAGCAGGTCGACGAGCAGAGTAACAACATCGCCCGCGTGATCGCGCTCTGCTCCGAACTCGGCGAGGATGTGCCGGGGACCACCATTGACCGGCTCTGTGCCTCCTCCGCGGAGGCGATCATGAGCGCGAGCGACGCTATCCGCGCGGGCCAGCGTGAGGTCATCATCGCCGGCGGTGTCGAGAACATGAGCCGCACCGAGCGCCGGAAGGGGATCGGCTCCTACGACGGCATCGCCGAACAGTACGACGCCGCGGACCTCCAGATGGGCCAGACGGCCGAGACCGTCGCGGACCGATACGATATCAGCCGGGAGGAGCAAGACGCCTACGGCGCACGCAGCCAGCAGCGCGCCTGTGAGGCCACCGAGGAGGGCCGCTTCGACGACGAAATCGTCCCGATCGACACCGGCGAACAGGTCGTCGAAGAAGACGAGGGTCTCCGGCCCGGTACGACCCAGGAGAAGATTTCGGGGCTACCACCCGCCTTCGAAGAGGACGGCTCCGTTACTGCCGCCAACGCCTCCCAGATATCCGACGGCGCAGCGGCCGTCATGCTCACAAGCAAAGCGTTCGCCGAGGACAATGGACTCGAGATCATGGCCGAAGTCGGCGATCACGACGTCGCCGGCGTCGATCCCGAAGTGATGGGGATCGGGCCCGTCCCAGCCGTTCGGGGTATCTGGGAGCGAAACGGCCGCTCAGCCGACGACTACGACCTCGTCGAACTCAACGAGGCCTTCGCCAGCCAGACGCTGTACTGCCAGGACGAACTCGGCTTCGACGACGACGTGTTCAACGTCAACGGCGGCGCAATTGCGTTGGGCCACCCGCTCGGTGCCTCTGGCGCGCGGCTCCCGGTGACGTTGCTCCACGAGTTGCAGAAACAGGGCGGTGGCCTCGGTCTGTCGACGATGTGTGTCGGCTACGGACAGGGGGCTGCAGTCGAGTTCCGCGTGCCTGACGAAAAATAGCGTCTCGAACGGCGCTTACAGCAGCTGATCCGCGATGATGTTCTTCTGAATCTCCGAGGTACCCTCGTAGATCTTCGTAATACGGGCGTCACGGTAGTAGCGTTCTGCGGGATAGTCCGTGACGTAGCCCGAGCCGCCGTGCACCTGGATACCCTCGTCGGCGACTTCGACCGCAATCTCGCTAGCGAACAGCTTCGCCATACTCGAGAACTGCGCAGCGACGTCCTGGTTGTTCTGCTCGACTTCGGTTGCAGCGCGGTAGGTCAGTGAGCGGGCTGCCTCGACGCGGGTCGCCATCTCGGCGAGCTTGTGCTCGATGGCCTGGAACTCCTTGATCTTCTGGCCGAACTGCTCGCGCTCGCCGGCGTAGTCGATCGCGGCGTCGAGTGCACCCTGTGCGGCACCGACCGCCTGGGAGGCGACGCTCGTGCGGCCGGAGGCGAAGAACTCCATCAGCTGGTAGAAGCCCTTGTCGACCTCGCCGATGACGTTCTCTTCGGGGACGCGCACGTCGTCGACGACGACCTCTGCGAGGTCCGAGGCGCGGATGCCGAGTTTGTTGTCGATCTTCTCGGTCGAGATGCCGTCAGTGTCCATCTCGACGAGAAACGCGGTGATCCCGCGGTGGCCCTCGTCCGGGCTGGTCTTGGCCATCAGAACGCCGACGTCGGCGACCGTGCCGTTCGTGATCCACATCTTGTTTCCGTTCAGGACGTAGCCGTCGCCGTCCGCTTCGGCGACCGTCTCGATGCCGGCGACGTTCGAGCCGTGTGCGGGCTCGGAGATCATCGAACAGGAGGCCGTCTCGCCGTTTGCGACCTTCGGCAGCCACTCCTCTTTCATCCACTCGTCACCGAACTCGATGATCATGTTCGTCCCGAAGCCGGCGGAGCCGACGGCCGAGCCGATACCGGGGTCCGCTCGCCAGAGCTCTTCGGTGACAATCGTACTCGAGATCTTGTCCATGCCGGCACCGCCGTACTCGATCGGGATGCCCGGCGCGACGAAGTCGTACTCTGCGGCCTTCTTGCGCAGTTCGAGTGGGTATTTCCCCTCGCGGTCGTACTCCTCTGCGACCGGCTTGATTTCGTTCTCACCGAACTCACGAACGGCGTCGCGAATCGCTTCGTGTTCGTCGGATAGACTGAAAGCCATACGGGATGCTCGTGGGCAAGTTACAAAATAGCTTCGATGGTTCCAAACGCTGCAAAATATTCTGGCCAGTATATTACCACTGTAAAGTAACCTCGGTGTCAGATGCAAGTGGCTATCGGTGCCACCACGTGGTCAAGAGACGGTGACACTGGTGGGTTGCGTCAATTGTAGTCGGGGTCGCCGTCGGGAGTCGCGTTCTGCCCGGCTGTACTCGAGTACGACGAGGTCTGATCACCAGCGTCCGACTGGCGAGGGTCGACCGGCTAGGGCTGCTCGCCACCGAACTCGAGTCGTGTCGAACGGTGGTTTGTTCGACGGTGACCGTGTGTTCGATGGTGACCGTGTGTTCGACGGTGACCGTGTGTTCGATGGTGACCGTGTGTTCGACGGTGACCGTGTGTTCGACGGTGACCTGTACACTCGTACACTCGCACTCGAGTTACCCGTGGATGCGGGTTCGCTTACTCCTCGTCGCGAATCTTGAACTTCTGGACCTTTCCGGTCGTCGTTCGTGGCAGTTCGTCGACGAACTCGACCTCACGGGGGTGCTTGTACTCCGCGAGGCTCTCGAGGCAGTACTGTTTGAGGTCTTCCGGCGTAGCGTCGGCGTCCGGCGTCGGCACAACCAGCGCCTTCACCGTCTCGCCGCGGCGTTTGTCCGGCACGCCGACGACGGCGGCGTCGGCGACGGCCTCGTGCTCGAAGAGCAACTCTTCGACCTCGCGCGGGTAGACGTTGTAGCCGCCCGTGACGATCATGTGCTTCTCGCGGTCGACGACGAAGAAGAAGTCGTCCTCGTCCCAGTAGCAGATGTCGCCGGTGTGGAACCAGGTCGTCCCGTCTTCCTCGGTGAAGGCGTCCTCGTTCGCCTCGGGCAGTTCGTAGTAGCCCTGCATCACGTTCGGTCCTGAGATGACGAGTTCGCCCGTGATTTCGTGGAGGTCTGCCTCCTCTTCGTCGATTGGTCCCTCCTCGACGCGGGGAACCGTCTCGAAGTCGTCATCGACGACCTTCGCCTCAACGCTGGTGTCGCCGGGGCCGTCGAGCGGCGTCCCGATGCTGCCCTTCCGGCGCGCCCCTTCGTGGTTTGCGTGCGTAACCGGACTCGTCTCTGTCAGGCCGTAGCCCTCGTAGAGTTCGACACCGTACAGTTCCTCGAAGCGCTCGAGCACCTCGTGTGGGAGACTGGCACCACCGGAGTTAACGAACCGGAGCGCCTCGAGGTCGTATTCTGCGGCGTCGGGCTGGTTGATCATGTCGTTGAACATCGCCGGAACGCCGAACATGATGGAGAGGTCTTCCTCCTCGATCAGGTCCATCACAGTTGGTGCGTCCCACTCGGGGATCGGATAGTAGGCACCGCCGCTGTACATCGCGCCGTTCATCACGACGGACATGCCGTAGATGTGAAAGAGCGGCAGGGTACCGACGAGGCGGTCTGTCGCCTGGAAGCCGCCGTGGGGGACGTCGGCGTTAGCTTCGGTCGTCCAGCGGATGTTGTTATGGGTGAGCAGAACGCCCTTCGGCGTGCCGGTGGTGCCCGACGTGTAGGGCTGGACCGCCACGTCGTCGTCCGCGCGGTCGACGATCGCTTTCGTCTCGTCTGCGAGGAAGTCCTCGAAGGCCGTTGCGCCCTCGGCGTCGCCGCCGACGCTGATAACCTGTTCGACGTCAGTGTCGTCGAGCACATCACGGACGTTTGGGACGTTATCCGCGAGCGAGACGACGGCTTTTGCCCCGCTGTCGCCCAGTAGATGGCCGATCTCGCGGGCCTTGTACTGCGGGTTCATCGGCACGACGATACCACCAGCACGCAGCGTGCCGTAGAACGCCGTCACGAACTGCGGCAGATTCGGGAGGTAGATACCGACGCGGTCGTCCTCGCCGATGCCGTTGTTCTCGAGTGCCTGTGCGAACTGCCCCGCGCGCGTCCAGAACTGTTCGTAGGTGAGTTCGGAACCGTCGTAGACAATTGCGGGGGAATCCGAGTTCGATTCGACAGTCTCGGCGACAGTTGTGACGAGATTGGTCATTCGCTTGTTCGTGAGTTGCGTGAGAACTACTAAAGGATTGCTGTCCAATAGCGTGGAGAGTTGCGAACGGCCACGGCTGCAGTGGCTACAGGCGGGTACTCGAGTTGCGGGGACTCGAGACAGCCGATGCGAGAACGGAGCCGACCTGCCGGGTGGTGCCGGACTCAGTCCAAGGTGGACTCAGCGTTGCGGTCGGACTCGGTTCCAGCCCCCGTTTCGGCGTCGACGGCGTAGCCGACAACGAACTTCGCGTGGGCTAACGCGCCAACGATGGCGGCGGCAGCCACGACCTGCACCAGGACACTGGCGAGCGAGCCGAACATCGCGCCGAACGCGGCGATAGCGTACAGCCCGCGGGCAGGATAGGAGAGGTCGCGTGCGCCGTCGAAGCCAATCGTGGCCACGATGAGCGCGACCGTTCCGGCGAGGACGACGGGGAACGCGAGCAGCGTCTCCTGGGTCCAGTAGATGAGGCTGTTGTTCGTCACGAACGCGAACGGGATGATGAATCCGGGTGCACCGATACGAAGCGCCTGGATACACGACCGGACGAAGTCCGTGCCGGCGATGCGCGATCCGATCGCGACCGAGATCGCGACCGGCGGCGTGATCGCCGAGAGCATCGCGAAGTAGAAGACGAACATGTGTGCCGTGATGTCCGGGACACCCATCTCGGTGACGCCGGGAACGACGAGCACGACGACCAGCACGTACGCAGCGGGCGTCGGCATGCCGAGCCCGAACAGGATACTCGCGATCATCGCGAGGACGAGCACGACGACCAGCAGTCCGCCGCCGAGACCCAGAATACCGGTGCTCACACGCGGTGCGAGCCCGGTAAACGTGAGCATCTCGATGATGACACCCATCGCGGCGAGGACACCGACGAGCGGGGCCATCTCGAGTCCACCTCGCCGGAGGCCGAGGGCGATTTGCTCGATCACACGATAGCACTCGCGGAAGACCCAGTAAACGCGGTAGCCGATCGACGAGTACTCGGCGTCCGTCTTGCGAGCCTCCAGGATGTCGACCGCGACGAGCTTCAGGCTGCCGACGACGAAGATCGTCACGATGGTGTAGAGCCCCGCATAGAGCGGTGTGTATCGCAGGACGACGAGCGTCACGATCAACACACCGAGCGGGACCGCGAAGTGGATGCCCTGCAGGAGCATCCGCCAGTCGAACGAGCCCCTGTTCGGCGTCGTCCAGCCGAATTTGAGGATCGCGAAGTGGATCCCGATACCGACGCTCAGATAGAACAGCGCGGCCGGAATCACGCCGGCCTGGACGATAGTGAGGTAGCTCTCTCCGAGCAGGTCGGCCATCAGGAACGCGGCGACACCCATCACGGGCGGGAGCATCTGCCCGCCAGCGGAGGCGACAGACTCGATCGCCGCAGAGAAGTCGTCGCGGACCCCCTGATCCTGCATCATCGGAATCGTGAAACTCCCGGTAGTCGCGGTGTTCGCCGCGGCGCTGCCGGTGATCGACCCCATCACCATGCTGGCGATGACTGCGATCTGGACGACACCAGTGCGGAGCGTCTTGCCGAGTTCACGACCCACATCGAGGACGAAATCCATGAGGCCGTAGGCTTTCGCGATCCCGGCGAACATGATGAAGATCGCGACCCAGGTGGAACCGATCCCCATCAGGGTATCGTGGTAGACACCGGTGAGATCGATCGCCCCCTGTCGCGCGATGCGCTCCCAGCCGTAGCCGGTGTGGCGGAGCACGCCTGGCAGAATCGTCGCGAACAGAACGTGTGCGTAGGCGATTGAGACGACGGTAACGCCGGCAATGATGTTTCCGAACGCCCGCCGCGTCGCGTCGACGACGAGCAGGATCAACAGCGCACCAACGTAG
The DNA window shown above is from Natrialba magadii ATCC 43099 and carries:
- a CDS encoding FAD-binding and (Fe-S)-binding domain-containing protein, coding for MSLEPSVDPAADRRATYDYQSSDVDRPALVDDLTRLVDCDVRADSYSRQLYATDASAYEVTPIAVAFPESTADVSGILEYCAEREIPVLPRGGGTSLAGQTVNRAVVLDFTRHMNAIREIDLDGETATVQPGTVLGTLNETLSEHDLKFAPDPAWGDKSAIGGAIGNNSTGSHSLKYGKTDAYIEACEVVLADGTVTEFGEVTREEIDERADPEGDLEARIYAEVAHILDEKADLVDEAYPNLKRNVSGYNLDRLVAEDRGADLPGGETAGDTGDPGSVNLARLLAGSEGTLAVVTEATVSLEPVPETKAVSLLCYPDLHQAMEDVAPILEHSPAAVEVLDDVLLDLARDTAEFGPVAEMLPEGTNAVLLVEFYAEDMDHGREQVAGLFADRCPDATAEGEPAADAPTTDADRHAIDGLEAYEKAERAKLWKLRKSGLPILLSRTTDEKHISFIEDTAIPPAKLPEFVERFETILEEHDTYASFYAHAGPGVLHVRPLLNTKTDFGLDQLHGIADDVTDLVVELGGSVSGEHGDGRARTQWNRKLYGEELWETFQDLKTAFDPNWILNPGQVVFREENPTDLRENLRFDPDYDFEADFEPTLEWQNDNGMQGMVELCHGCGGCRGEQETTGGVMCPTYRASQEEITATRGRANALRQAMSGGMDADEATSDEFVEEVMDLCIGCKGCAIDCPSEVDMAKLKAEVTHEYHQRNGASLRDRLFANVATLSRWGSRLAPLSNAMASIPGARTLLEATVGIDSKRPIPTFEPVTFRTWFQERGGAHVPETEAEHKAVVYPDTYTNYSNPAAGKAAVRVLEAAGVHVTVPDELDDTGRPAFSKGFLEKARKTARENVATLSPLVADGWDVVVIEPSDAVMFQSDYLDLLSSESAKRLAGASYGVCEYLDVFRLDDAIDFASAAGADGDSAPSRSLTYHGHCHQKATKKDHHAVGVLRRAGYEVDPLDSGCCGMAGSFGYEAEHASMSDAIAEILFDQVDDSDGDRVVAPGASCRSQLEARSSTDEKPPTPIELVEQELEN
- a CDS encoding enoyl-CoA hydratase/isomerase family protein, translating into MSDLAALETELELVSVSVGEHAEKVATIAIERPDARNALNGQVRTELKEAVAAAEDDDDVRVLVLTGGEGSGAFVAGADVTEFKDRSLVEQREASQRPRVYETVDDASIPVIARINGHALGGGCELAQACDVRIAAEGSKLGQPEINLGLIPGGGGTQRLARLVGEGQAMRLILSGELIDAQEAHEIGLVDEVYDATDLDEAVYDLAESMAEKSPIALEFAMNAVKAGSRMGLEEGLDYEAELFVQLFATTDKDEGIEAFLEKREPEFTGE
- a CDS encoding 3-hydroxyacyl-CoA dehydrogenase family protein, whose protein sequence is MQVTVLGAGSMGHGIAQVSAMAGYDVVLRDIEDDLVEKGLEGIRENLQGGVDRDKLTEDEMDATLERIEGMTDLADAVVDADLVIEAVPEDMDLKKDVLSDVEAETGDETVIASNTSSLSVTEMASALESPERVVGLHFFNPPHLMDLVEIVIAEQTDDRTEEFAVEYVREIEKEDVVVRDSAGFATSRLGLVTGLEAIRMVEEGVASPADIDEAMKLGYGYPMGPIELGDHVGLDVRLHIAEHLREELGERFKPPQALRRKVRAGNLGRKSGEGFYVWEDGERVGMSGEWGEDE
- a CDS encoding thiolase family protein encodes the protein MSDTQPVVVQAVRTPQGKHGGVFAETGSEELSVPLVDTILERTGLTGADVDDIRWGCAKQVDEQSNNIARVIALCSELGEDVPGTTIDRLCASSAEAIMSASDAIRAGQREVIIAGGVENMSRTERRKGIGSYDGIAEQYDAADLQMGQTAETVADRYDISREEQDAYGARSQQRACEATEEGRFDDEIVPIDTGEQVVEEDEGLRPGTTQEKISGLPPAFEEDGSVTAANASQISDGAAAVMLTSKAFAEDNGLEIMAEVGDHDVAGVDPEVMGIGPVPAVRGIWERNGRSADDYDLVELNEAFASQTLYCQDELGFDDDVFNVNGGAIALGHPLGASGARLPVTLLHELQKQGGGLGLSTMCVGYGQGAAVEFRVPDEK
- a CDS encoding acyl-CoA dehydrogenase family protein, with translation MAFSLSDEHEAIRDAVREFGENEIKPVAEEYDREGKYPLELRKKAAEYDFVAPGIPIEYGGAGMDKISSTIVTEELWRADPGIGSAVGSAGFGTNMIIEFGDEWMKEEWLPKVANGETASCSMISEPAHGSNVAGIETVAEADGDGYVLNGNKMWITNGTVADVGVLMAKTSPDEGHRGITAFLVEMDTDGISTEKIDNKLGIRASDLAEVVVDDVRVPEENVIGEVDKGFYQLMEFFASGRTSVASQAVGAAQGALDAAIDYAGEREQFGQKIKEFQAIEHKLAEMATRVEAARSLTYRAATEVEQNNQDVAAQFSSMAKLFASEIAVEVADEGIQVHGGSGYVTDYPAERYYRDARITKIYEGTSEIQKNIIADQLL
- a CDS encoding long-chain-fatty-acid--CoA ligase, with amino-acid sequence MTNLVTTVAETVESNSDSPAIVYDGSELTYEQFWTRAGQFAQALENNGIGEDDRVGIYLPNLPQFVTAFYGTLRAGGIVVPMNPQYKAREIGHLLGDSGAKAVVSLADNVPNVRDVLDDTDVEQVISVGGDAEGATAFEDFLADETKAIVDRADDDVAVQPYTSGTTGTPKGVLLTHNNIRWTTEANADVPHGGFQATDRLVGTLPLFHIYGMSVVMNGAMYSGGAYYPIPEWDAPTVMDLIEEEDLSIMFGVPAMFNDMINQPDAAEYDLEALRFVNSGGASLPHEVLERFEELYGVELYEGYGLTETSPVTHANHEGARRKGSIGTPLDGPGDTSVEAKVVDDDFETVPRVEEGPIDEEEADLHEITGELVISGPNVMQGYYELPEANEDAFTEEDGTTWFHTGDICYWDEDDFFFVVDREKHMIVTGGYNVYPREVEELLFEHEAVADAAVVGVPDKRRGETVKALVVPTPDADATPEDLKQYCLESLAEYKHPREVEFVDELPRTTTGKVQKFKIRDEE
- a CDS encoding TRAP transporter permease translates to MELPIPLAAPINDRLPPFVATDIPRRVTVTRLLVLNVLVTLFAISFTVWTIYYAYSLMWMRLRYSNVFLGLGLALYYLDVVRRRYKAEAEAEAEAEAEAEAEAKAEAETEADSGTPADTDTDTPADTDTDTASVSAAESEPSSSAAAESNAQSSSNSSASSSADVGSPSVASRLGPHWSERVARLRAAYDRIDPYVALSFAALALLATAYVELNFQRLHEDVHLMGHTQTDLYVGALLILLVVDATRRAFGNIIAGVTVVSIAYAHVLFATILPGVLRHTGYGWERIARQGAIDLTGVYHDTLMGIGSTWVAIFIMFAGIAKAYGLMDFVLDVGRELGKTLRTGVVQIAVIASMVMGSITGSAAANTATTGSFTIPMMQDQGVRDDFSAAIESVASAGGQMLPPVMGVAAFLMADLLGESYLTIVQAGVIPAALFYLSVGIGIHFAILKFGWTTPNRGSFDWRMLLQGIHFAVPLGVLIVTLVVLRYTPLYAGLYTIVTIFVVGSLKLVAVDILEARKTDAEYSSIGYRVYWVFRECYRVIEQIALGLRRGGLEMAPLVGVLAAMGVIIEMLTFTGLAPRVSTGILGLGGGLLVVVLVLAMIASILFGLGMPTPAAYVLVVVLVVPGVTEMGVPDITAHMFVFYFAMLSAITPPVAISVAIGSRIAGTDFVRSCIQALRIGAPGFIIPFAFVTNNSLIYWTQETLLAFPVVLAGTVALIVATIGFDGARDLSYPARGLYAIAAFGAMFGSLASVLVQVVAAAAIVGALAHAKFVVGYAVDAETGAGTESDRNAESTLD